The window GATGGTACGAAAGGCGCAAGCTTTGAGACGTATGCAGGTATTCGAATTCGTGGCGCTATGTTGGATGACATTCGCCGTGGTGATTGGGTGCCAAGATCGGTCCATAAAAATAATCGAGAAATCAGCAGTGCGATTGCAGAACTGGAGAGTGTTCTTAATCGAGACCCAAGTGATGCCGAAGTGGCAAAACACATGGGACTCAGTTTAGATCAGTATCACAGTGCTTTAACCGATATTAACTGCTCAAGATTGGTCGGTATCGAAGATTTAGGCGTCTCGGATGATGTCATATCTCCGAATGAAGACTCTCAAGACAATACGCCTTTTCAAGGGGTTGCTGATGAGTCATTCCGCCAAGCTTTGATCGATTCGATAAAACAACTTCCAGAAAGGGAAGGCCTCGTGCTTTCACTTTATTACGACGAAGAACTCAATTTAAAAGAGATTGGGGAAGTGTTAGGTGTCAGCGAATCTCGTGTCAGCCAAATACTGAGCCAATCTATGCAGCGTCTACGCACTAAGTTAAGTGCTTGGACACAGAACGACTAACAACACTGGTTTTATTCAGTGGAGGCTAATTTGAACAAAAACATGAAAATTCTCATTGTTGACGACTTTTCAACGATGCGCCGAATTGTTAAAAACCTACTACGCGATTTAGGTTTCAACAACACTCAAGAAGCAGACGATGGCTTGACCGCGTTACCAATGCTGAAAAAAGGCGAATTTGATTTCGTGGTAACTGACTGGAACATGCCTGGTATGCAAGGTATTGACCTGTTAAAACACGTTCGTGCAGACGCAGAACTTAAGCACCTTCCAGTGCTTATGATCACGGCAGAAGCGAAACGTGAACAGATCATCGAAGCTGCTCAAGCGGGTGTTAATGGTTACATTGTGAAGCCTTTCACAGCGGCAACTCTGAAAGAGAAACTTGATAAGATTTTTGATCGCTTATAAGCGTCAATAATAACCTGTTTTTAGGCGCTTCTAGAGAAACACTCACTATTAAGTTTGTTGTTTACCTTAATAGTCGAAGCGTCACAAAGTATGCGGAGTAAGGCCGAACTCAGGATGATTTCATTAGAACAAGCAAAAAAATTAGTAGAGCTGCTTGAAAACGACGAGCAGCAAGGTGCTGATTCTCTTGTTAGAAGCATTTACGAAGATAATTTTAGTCTTCAAGACAATCCAATGCTTCAAGAAATAGGAAGTCTGACTCGCGACCTCCATGACTCTTTGGCTCAATTCAATTTCGATGAACGCATCAGCGTTATCGCAAATGATGAAATCCCTGATGCTAGGGATCGCCTTCAATATGTCATTGATAAAACGGAAGTTGCAGCAAACAAGACGATGGACGCAGTCGATCGTTGTATGCCAATAGCAGGCAACCTACACGAGTGTTTACTTCAAGTAAGGCCTCAATGGAATGAACTGATGCATGGCCGCATTGAGCTGGCACAATTTAAAGCTTTATGTCACCGCATTGATGGATTACTTGTCCAAGTAGAAGGCGATAGTACTGAACTACGTGGACAACTGACTGAAATCTTGATGGCTCAGGATTTCCAAGATTTAACTGGGCAGATCATTAGCAAAGTTATTACCTTGGTAAATGAGGTTGAAGGACGTTTGGTAGAGATTCTCACGGTATTCGGTGCGAATCAGATAGAGCCAACTCCAGAGAAAGAGAAGAAAGCATCTATTGCTCCTGAGGGTCCAATCATGAACCCAGAAGCGCGCGAAGACGCTGTGGCATCTCAAGATGAAGTCGACGATTTGTTATCCAGTCTTGGATTTTAAAGGTAACGTATGAGCTACGATTTAGACGAAGATATTCTTCAGGACTTTTTAGTCGAAGCAGGAGAGATACTTGAACTCCTATCAGAACAATTGGTAGAGCTTGAGAATAACCCTGACGACAAAGACCTATTAAATGCTATTTTCCGTGGTTTCCATACAGTAAAAGGTGGTGCTGGTTTCCTAGCATTGACTGAGCTGGTGGATACTTGTCATGGTGCTGAGAATGTGTTCGACATTCTAAGAAATGGCCAACGCAGCGTAACATCAGGTTTGATGGACACGATGCTACAGGCTCTCGATACAGTTAATGTACAGTTTCGAGCCGTGCAAGATCAGGAAGCTTTAGTACCCGCTGACCAATCTTTATTGGATGAACTTCATCGTCTCTGCAAACCAGAGGCTGCTGATGAAGTCGCGCCAGCACCTGTTATCCCTGAACCTATTGTTGCTGCGCCTGAGCCTGTTGTAGAAAGCTCTAGTATCAGTGCATCTTCAGTGGATGATATCTCTGAAGATGAGTTTGAACGCCTACTTGATGAACTTCATGGTAAAGGCGGCTCACCAACAGCAGCTTCTGCACCAACTCCGCCGCCAGCGCCCGCTGCACCTCAGCCAGTTGCTGACAGTGGTGATATTACTGATGACGAATTTGAAAAGTTATTAGATGAGCTGCACGGTGCCGGTAAGAGTCCGACAGCGGCAAGTTCAACGCCTCCACCGCCACCACCTCCTGTTGCTGCTCCAGTTTCGGCGATGTCTGAAGGCGATGACCTGATGACGGACGAAGAGTTTGAGAAGTTACTTGATCAGTTACATGGTTCAGGTAATGGCCCGTCGATTGAAGAGCTAGATGCTGCAACTAAGCCTGCTGATGTAAAAGCTGCTTCTGTTGCACCTGCACCACAAGTCGCGCCTAAGCCACAGCCAGCAACTCCTGCTGTTGCGAAACCTGCTGCTAAAGCTGAACCTAAGCCGAATGTTCCAGCTAAGAAGCAACAAGCAGAAGCAACGGTTCGTGTTGATACATCAACTCTCGATACCATCATGAACATGGTGGGTGAGTTGGTATTGGTTCGTAACCGACTGGTGAGTTTAGGCTTAAACAGCAACGACGAAGAAATGGCGAAAGCTGTATCGAATTTAGACGTTGTTACCGCAGATCTTCAAGGCGCGGTAATGAAGACTCGTATGCAGCCGATCAAGAAAGTTTTTGGTCGTTTCCCACGAGTTGTCCGCGACCTTGCTCGTAGTTTGAAGAAAGACATTGTTCTTGAAATGCGCGGTGAAGAAACGGATCTTGATAAGAATTTAGTAGAAGCACTTGCCGATCCACTGATTCACTTAGTGAGAAACTCTGTGGACCACGGTATTGAGATGCCTGAAGCTCGTATTGCGGCTGGCAAATCACAAACAGGTAAAGTGATCCTGTCTGCCTCGCAAGAAGGTGACCATATTGAGTTGGCTATCGTTGATGACGGTGGCGGTATGGACCCTGATAAGCTTCGTGCTATTGCGGTTAAACGTGGTCTGATGGACGAAGACGCAGCGTCTCGCTTATCGAACAAAGAGTGTTTCAATCTTATTTTTGCACCTGGCTTCTCAAGCAAAGAGCAAATTTCAGATATCTCTGGCCGTGGTGTAGGTATGGACGTTGTGAAAACAGCGATCAATACACTGAATGGCTCGATCGATATCGATTCTGAAATGGGTCAAGGCACCAAGATTACGATCAAGGTTCCACTGACGCTTGCGATTCTACCAACCTTGATGGTCGGTGTTGCGGGTCACCCATTCGCATTGCCATTGGCTTCTGTGAACGAAATTTTCCACTTAGACCTCAGCCGTACTAACGTGGTTGATGGCCAGTTGACTATCATCGTTCGTGATAAATCTATCCCGTTGTTCTACTTGCAAAATTGGCTTGCACCAAAAGCCGGTATTGTTGAACTACGCAAAGGACATGGTCACGTTGTTATCGTTCAGCTTGGCAGCCAAAGAGTTGGTTTTGTTGTCGATACGCTGATTGGCCAAGAAGAAGTCGTTATCAAGCCACTTGATAAGTTGTTGCAAGGTACGCCAGGTATGGCAGGCGCGACAATTACAAGTGATGGACACATTGCATTGATTCTCGATGTGCCTGACTTGTTGAAGCAGTACGCTGCAGCATCAAGAATTTAATTTAAGGATAAATATGGCGATTAAAGTATTAGTCGTTGATGATTCGAGCTTTTTCCGCCGTCGCGTAAGCGAGATCATCAACTCAGAGGCTCGCCTAGAAGTCATCGATGTAGCTGTAAATGGTAAAGAAGCGGTTGAAAAAGCAAAGAAGCTAAGACCTGACGTCATTACTATGGACATCGAAATGCCTGTCATGGACGGCATCACCGCCGTTCGTGAAATTATGGCCGCGTCTCCAACGCCTATTTTGATGTTTTCATCGTTAACGCATGATGGTGCTAGAGCTACATTGGATGCGTTAGATGCCGGAGCTCTGGATTTCTTACCTAAGAAGTTCGAAGACATCGCTCGAAACCGTGACGATGCTGTCGCTCTGCTTCAACAACGTGTGATTCAAATTGCCGCGAAGCGTGCATTCATGCGTCGTGTGCCTGTTGCTCCTCGAGCAACGGCAGCAACAACGACGTCGACACCTTCATCGCTACGTCAAACAACTTCAGCGGCAACGCCTGCTGCGAAGCCTGTTGTTGCATCGACTGCAAAATTTAGAGCGTCAGGTAAAAAGTACCAGTTAACTGCCATTGGTACGTCGACTGGCGGTCCTGTTGCACTACAGAAGATTTTGACTCGCATTCCAGCTCACTATCCACATCCGATTGTGTTGGTTCAGCATATGCCGGCTACCTTTACCGCTGCGTTTGCAAGCCGACTGAATACCTTGTGTAAGATTGAAGTTCGCGAAGCGCAAGACGGAGATGTGTTGAAACCTGGAGTGGCTTATCTTGCTCCCGGTGGTAAACAGATGATGATTGATGGCCGTGCAGGATCTGCTCGCTTGAGAATTATCGACGGCGGCGACCGAATGAATTACAAGCCTTGTGTGGATGTCACATTCGGTTCTGCTGCGAAGATCTACGGTGACAAAGTCTTATCTATGATACTGACTGGTATGGGCGCTGATGGTCGAGAAGGTTCACGTATGTTAAAAACTGCGGGCTCGACGATTTGGGCACAAGACGAAGATAGCTGTGTTGTATACGGTATGCCTCAAGCTGTAGCAAAAGCTGGCATTTCTACTGAAGACCTACCTCTAGACCGCATTGCGGAAAGGATTCTGGTTGAAGTTGGCTTAGCTTAGGTAAATCGACATGATTGTTTGGAGTGTTGCAAACCAAAAAGGTGGTGTTGGTAAAACAACCACGACAGTGACCTTGGCAGGCTTACTTGCCTTGAAAGGGCACCGTGTTCTATTGGTTGATACCGATCCACATGCATCACTAACCACTTATCTGGGTTACGACTCAGATACAGTGGAGTCGAGTTTGTTTGATCTGTTTCAGTTGCGTGAGTTTAATGCTCAGACGGTAAGACCGTTGCTGTTACAAACGGAAGTCGAAGGCATCGATATTATCCCTGCACATATGTCGCTCGCGACATTAGACCGTGTAATGGGTAATCGCAGTGGAATGGGGTTAATTTTAAAGCGTGCGCTTGCCGCTTTGAAAGACGACTATGATTATGTACTGATCGATTGTCCGCCGATTCTTGGCGTGATGATGGTCAACGCATTGGCAGCCAGTGATCGTATCTTGATCCCAGTCCAGACTGAGTTTTTAGCAATGAAAGGGCTGGAGCGCATGATCCGCACTCTGACCATCATGCAAAAATCTCGAAAAACACCGTTTAAAGTGACGGTGGTACCGACGATGTATGACAAGCGAACCAAAGCTTCATTACAGACGTTAACTCAGCTGAAAGAAGATTATCCAAATCAAGTTTGGGCGTCTGCTGTCCCTATTGACACTAAGTTTAGAGATGCAAGCCTAAAGCGCTTACCAGCATCTCATTTTGCATCGGGTAGTCGTGGTGTATTTGCTTACAAACAGCTGCTTATTTATCTCGAAAGGCTGGCGATAAATGAGCGCGAATAACGAATCAACAATGGCGCGACCAAGCTTATCGAGTGAACAAGCACTTGATGATTACTTTACTGCGCTGTTAGGCGATGAAGTTCTGGATTCTGACGAATTTGTTGTTGACGAGTCTAACGATGAGTCATCATCTGCAGAGCCAGAGCCAGAGCCAGAGCCAGAGCCAGAGCCAGAGCCAGAGCCAGAGCCAGAGCCAGAGCCAGAGCCAGAGCCAGAGCCAGAGCCAAAACGTTCTAGTTACTCCACCTATGCAGAATTGCGACAAGCGGAGTTTGAGGTTCCAAACCTTGAGGATGTACAAAAACTGCTGAGTCGTTTAGAAGCGACGAATGTGGTTGATGAACTGAATCTTGATGAATTAATGGATCAAAACACACAGAAAATTGCTCAGCACGCAGACATGCAAATGTTTGATGCTGCCGTTGAATCCGTTCAGCTTTCTGTAGAACCTGAAATTCAAGACTGGAATCTCCCAGAGCCTGATTTATCAATGGCTGTTGAGCAAGCTATCGAGCCGACAATTGAGTCACCAATAGCTGAAGAGTCGCACGTCGAAGCTCAGCAAGACGAAACGAACACTGAAAAGCCAGAGATTGAATCGGTCAGTGAACCAGAGGTTGAGCTTGAAACTCAATCTGGCGGCATTGAGCGGTTTACGTCTTGGGAAAGTACAGCTCGAACAGAAGATTTTCAGGTACTGTATTTTGATGTCAACGGGGTAACTTTTGCGGTTCCTCTTGATGAACTGGGTGGTATTCATCGCCTTGAAGAGTTAAGCCATTTGATTGGTAAGCCTGCTTGGTATTTGGGTTTGCAAACAAACCGAGAGAGTCAGTTAGATGTTGTCGACACCGCAAAATGGGTGATGTCTGAGAAACTAACGAATGATGAATACAAAGAGAACTATCAATATATAGTCATGCTCGGAGAAAGCTTGTGGGGGCTTGCCGGCACTGAGCTGAAAGGCACCGAACTTCTCAATACAGATAAAGTACGTTGGCGAGAAATGGCAGGGAAAAGGCCTTGGCTCGCTGGTATGGTAAAAGAAAAAATGTGTGCTTTGATTCACGTCGAAGCATTGATCGCCATGCTAAACGCAGGGCTAGATGTAAAAGCATTAAGCTAGTAATAAGCATTAGGCTAACAACAAGCATCAAGTTAACAATAGTGGTCGGTAACGACGGCAAGAGGATTAAATATGTCTCATATGAGTGAAATTGAAGTAAGAAAAGACCCAACTAATGATGAAGTACTTCAATGGGTGACATTCCAGCTAGAAGAAGAAACTTACGGCATTAATGTTATGCAGGTACGTGAAGTACTTCGCTACAGCGAAATAGCTCCAGTACCGGGTGCTCCAGACTACGTTCTAGGTATTATCAACCTACGTGGTAATGTTGTGACTGTTATCGACACTCGTTCTCGCTTTGGTTTGATGCAAGGTGAAATCACAGACAACACTCGTATCATCGTTATTGAATCTGAGCGTCAAGTCATTGGTATCTTAGTGGATAGTGTTGCTGAAGTGGTTTACCTACGCTCTTCTGAAATCGACACGACTCCAAGTGTTGGTACTGACGAAAGTGCTAAGTTCATCCAAGGTGTAAGCAACCGTGATGGCAAGCTGCTTATCTTAGTAGATCTAAACAAACTACTAAGCGAAGACGAATGGGATGAGATGGCTCACCTGTAATGTTTGAAGCGCTTCCTTTGAGTCCTGCGGTGTTAATTGCAGGAGTCGGCGTGTTTACGTTGTTCATCTTGATTTTGCTTAGCAAAGTGAAAAGTGCTATTCAAAAACAGGTAGATCAATCACGCCTTCAAGTTCGTAATTTGGACAAAGAGCTGCAAAAATCGAGTAAGCAATTACTTGAGGTTCGTTCTGTTGTTCTTGGTCTTGGTCAAAAAGTGACTGAGCAGCAAGATGTGATTAAGCATTTGAATGAGCGTATTGTTGAACTCGAACACGCTGATACTGATGGTCGTTTGTACACACGAGCAACCAAAATGGTTCAGCTTGGTGCTGGGATCAACGAACTGATTGAAGAATGCGAATTGCCAAAAGCGGAAGCTGAGCTAATGATGTCTCTGCAGAATAAGCTTGCAGGCAAAGAGAAGATTCCTTCATTAAGAAGTAATCCGTCATCTTTTGATGAACAGCCTTCTTCTCACGATCGCAAGCCTCCACCTCGACGTCGTTAAATTGAGCGCTCAATCCGTATTAATATTCAGATGTTTATTATGTACTCCTCTTAAAAAGAAGCTTCGGCTTCTTTTTTTATGTCTGTCGCTTTATTTATAGAACGATGTTTATAAGTGCTTGTATCTAGAGCAATATCTGCTTCAAGAATAAAAATGTGTAAATTGTGATGCGGTAGTAACAGTTTCTTACGGAGTTTGTTCCCTCGAAAACGCCTAGTCCTGTTTTGTGACCTTGTTGGTGTGCTACTATAGCCCTCTCATTACTCGACTAAATTTACCTATGCTAGAAGTCTCTAATTTAACTGCTATTCGTGACGACAGGGTTCTATTTGAATCGTTGTCTTTTCAGCTAAAACCTGGCGAACTGGTTCAAGTTGAAGGTCGTAACGGTACTGGAAAAACGACACTCCTGAGGATCATCACTGGCTTAGGTGACCGTGATGAAGGCACTATCTCTTGGGATGGTAGCTCTATTGAGTCGAGTCGAGACATTTATCATCAGAACCTTCTGTTTCTTGGGCACCAAACGGGTGTTAAGCGCGAACTTAGTGCGTATGAGAACCTTAGTTTTTATCAATCGATTCATAACGCTGATACAACTAAGGAAGAGCTCTATCATGCCTTGACTCAAGTGGGTCTGGCTGGAAGAGAAGATGTCCCTGCAGGTCAACTTTCAGCAGGTCAACAACGCCGTGTTGCGTTGGCACGTCTTTGGTTGAGTAAGCAAATGTTATGGATTTTAGATGAACCACTGACTGCAATTGATAAGCAGGGTGTCAAAGTTCTGGAATCTCTTTTTTCTCAGCATGCGGATAATGGTGGCATTGTGTTATTGACCACTCACCAAGATATGTTTGCTGACAGCCCGAAACTAAGAAAAATAAAGTTGGGTGAGTAATATGATCTCTTCAATGACAATGATCATTCGACGCGAATTGCTTATCGCATTTCGCCGTCAAGCGGATATTTTTAACCCTCTGTGGTTTTTCATCATTGTAATCACCCTTTTCCCGTTAAGTATTGGGCCTGAGCCAAACTTACTCGCACGCATTGCAGCAGGCATCGTTTGGGTTGCCGCTTTACTTTCTGCATTGCTCTCTTTAGAGCGTTTGTTTCGCGATGATTTTCAAGATGGCGCCCTTGAGCAGATGATGCTGATGCCCATCCCGTTGCAGTTGGTAGTATTGTCCAAGGTCATAGCACACTGGTTATTGACCGGGTTACCATTAATTTTGATTAGTCCTCTATTGGCTGTATTACTGTCTTTGGATTTCGATACCTGGCTGTCGGTTGTTTTAACGTTATTGGTCGGTACGCCTGCATTGAGCTTTATTGGTGCGATTGGGGTAGCTTTAACGGTAGGGCTTCAGAAAGGTGGTGTGCTTTTAAGCCTGCTTATTTTACCGCTTTATATCCCAATTCTTATATTTGCTACATCAGCGATTGATGCGGCAGCACTAGGTGTTGCGTATAACGGACAGTTAGCAGTGTTAGGGGCGATGTTAATGGGCACAATGACGCTTACCCCATTTGCTATCAGCGCAGCACTGAGAGTGAGTGTTAACTAGTTAATTATCTGATTAAAACTAGCTAACTAAGCGCTCACTTCCACTTTGTTTGTTCAGAGTGAACTAATTAAAACTTTCAAACTCATAGAGTCACTGGAAAAGATACAAGCCAACTAAATTATAATAATTATAGCTGTGATAGCTGTAAGCAATATGAAGTAAGAGTGAGATTACAACATGTGGAAATGGCTCCATCCCTATGCCAAAGCAGAAACGTCTTATCAGCTCGCTGGTAAACTTTTGCCATGGTTCTCTATCCTAGCGCTATTGTGTCTATCCGTCGGTACTGTATGGGGGCTCGCGTTCGCACCTTCAGATTACCAACAAGGTGATAGTTTCCGAATCATCTACATCCATGTTCCGTCAGCAATTTGGTCTATGGGCGTATACATGTCTATGGCGATTGCTGCCTTTATCGGTTTGGTATGGCAAGTCAGACTGTCTGAAATGGCTGCGTTGGCAATGGCTCCGATTGGTGCTGTGTTTACTTTTATCGCGCTATTAACGGGTGCGGTTTGGGGTAAACCAATGTGGGGTGCTTGGTGGGTTTGGGATGCACGTTTAACCTCAGAGCTGATTCTACTATTCCTATATTTGGGTGTGATTGCATTACACCACGCCTTTGATGACCAAAAAACAGCGGCAAAAGCGGCGGGTATTTTGGCTATCGTAGGTGTTATCAACCTGCCGATTATTCACTTCTCTGTTGAGTGGTGGAACACTCTACATCAGGGCGCGACAATCACTAAGTTTGATCAGCCTTCTATTTCAAATGACATGTTATGGCCGCTTCTTCTGAACATATTCGGTTTCGCCTTCTTCTTTGGTGCAGTCACTATGGTGCGTTTTAGAAACGAAATCATCAGTAAAGAAAGTCACCGTCCGTGGGTTCGTAAACTTGCGGCTGATAAAGCGTAGTAGGGTAGGTAATTATGTATTTTGAATCTCTGAGTGATTTCTTTGCCATGGGTGGCTACGCCTCATATGTATGGAGTGCATTTGGAATCACATTCCTTGCGATGATCGTCTTACTGGTAGTAAGTGTTCGTCGTGGTAAGCAATTACTAACTGAAGTACAAGCGAAGATTGATCGTCAAGCTCGTATCGATGCAGCAAAAAATATGGAGAACACTCTATGAACCCAAGACGCAAAAAGAGGCTGGGCATTGTCTTAGCGATCTTTTTTGGTATCAGTGCAACTGTTGGATTAATGGTTTATGCACTTAACCAGAACATGGATCTGTTCTACACGCCAACTGAGCTTGTTAATGGCAAAGACGGTAAAAAACCTGAAGTTGGCCAACGCCTACGTATTGGTGGCATGGTTGTAGTCGGTTCTGTAAGCCGTGACAACGAATCACTACGTGTAAGCTTTGATTTGAAAGATGTTGGCCCTAAAGTAACGATTTTATACGATGGCATTCTTC of the Vibrio lentus genome contains:
- the ccmD gene encoding heme exporter protein CcmD; the encoded protein is MYFESLSDFFAMGGYASYVWSAFGITFLAMIVLLVVSVRRGKQLLTEVQAKIDRQARIDAAKNMENTL
- a CDS encoding RNA polymerase sigma factor FliA, yielding MNKALTYDQHANLNSQQAFFEKYSVLVKRIAHHLLGRLPPNVLVDDLIQAGMIGLIEAQQNYDGTKGASFETYAGIRIRGAMLDDIRRGDWVPRSVHKNNREISSAIAELESVLNRDPSDAEVAKHMGLSLDQYHSALTDINCSRLVGIEDLGVSDDVISPNEDSQDNTPFQGVADESFRQALIDSIKQLPEREGLVLSLYYDEELNLKEIGEVLGVSESRVSQILSQSMQRLRTKLSAWTQND
- a CDS encoding chemotaxis protein CheW, with the protein product MSANNESTMARPSLSSEQALDDYFTALLGDEVLDSDEFVVDESNDESSSAEPEPEPEPEPEPEPEPEPEPEPEPEPEPEPKRSSYSTYAELRQAEFEVPNLEDVQKLLSRLEATNVVDELNLDELMDQNTQKIAQHADMQMFDAAVESVQLSVEPEIQDWNLPEPDLSMAVEQAIEPTIESPIAEESHVEAQQDETNTEKPEIESVSEPEVELETQSGGIERFTSWESTARTEDFQVLYFDVNGVTFAVPLDELGGIHRLEELSHLIGKPAWYLGLQTNRESQLDVVDTAKWVMSEKLTNDEYKENYQYIVMLGESLWGLAGTELKGTELLNTDKVRWREMAGKRPWLAGMVKEKMCALIHVEALIAMLNAGLDVKALS
- a CDS encoding chemotaxis protein CheW: MSHMSEIEVRKDPTNDEVLQWVTFQLEEETYGINVMQVREVLRYSEIAPVPGAPDYVLGIINLRGNVVTVIDTRSRFGLMQGEITDNTRIIVIESERQVIGILVDSVAEVVYLRSSEIDTTPSVGTDESAKFIQGVSNRDGKLLILVDLNKLLSEDEWDEMAHL
- a CDS encoding protein phosphatase CheZ; this translates as MISLEQAKKLVELLENDEQQGADSLVRSIYEDNFSLQDNPMLQEIGSLTRDLHDSLAQFNFDERISVIANDEIPDARDRLQYVIDKTEVAANKTMDAVDRCMPIAGNLHECLLQVRPQWNELMHGRIELAQFKALCHRIDGLLVQVEGDSTELRGQLTEILMAQDFQDLTGQIISKVITLVNEVEGRLVEILTVFGANQIEPTPEKEKKASIAPEGPIMNPEAREDAVASQDEVDDLLSSLGF
- a CDS encoding chemotaxis protein CheA produces the protein MSYDLDEDILQDFLVEAGEILELLSEQLVELENNPDDKDLLNAIFRGFHTVKGGAGFLALTELVDTCHGAENVFDILRNGQRSVTSGLMDTMLQALDTVNVQFRAVQDQEALVPADQSLLDELHRLCKPEAADEVAPAPVIPEPIVAAPEPVVESSSISASSVDDISEDEFERLLDELHGKGGSPTAASAPTPPPAPAAPQPVADSGDITDDEFEKLLDELHGAGKSPTAASSTPPPPPPPVAAPVSAMSEGDDLMTDEEFEKLLDQLHGSGNGPSIEELDAATKPADVKAASVAPAPQVAPKPQPATPAVAKPAAKAEPKPNVPAKKQQAEATVRVDTSTLDTIMNMVGELVLVRNRLVSLGLNSNDEEMAKAVSNLDVVTADLQGAVMKTRMQPIKKVFGRFPRVVRDLARSLKKDIVLEMRGEETDLDKNLVEALADPLIHLVRNSVDHGIEMPEARIAAGKSQTGKVILSASQEGDHIELAIVDDGGGMDPDKLRAIAVKRGLMDEDAASRLSNKECFNLIFAPGFSSKEQISDISGRGVGMDVVKTAINTLNGSIDIDSEMGQGTKITIKVPLTLAILPTLMVGVAGHPFALPLASVNEIFHLDLSRTNVVDGQLTIIVRDKSIPLFYLQNWLAPKAGIVELRKGHGHVVIVQLGSQRVGFVVDTLIGQEEVVIKPLDKLLQGTPGMAGATITSDGHIALILDVPDLLKQYAAASRI
- a CDS encoding heme ABC transporter permease encodes the protein MWKWLHPYAKAETSYQLAGKLLPWFSILALLCLSVGTVWGLAFAPSDYQQGDSFRIIYIHVPSAIWSMGVYMSMAIAAFIGLVWQVRLSEMAALAMAPIGAVFTFIALLTGAVWGKPMWGAWWVWDARLTSELILLFLYLGVIALHHAFDDQKTAAKAAGILAIVGVINLPIIHFSVEWWNTLHQGATITKFDQPSISNDMLWPLLLNIFGFAFFFGAVTMVRFRNEIISKESHRPWVRKLAADKA
- the ccmE gene encoding cytochrome c maturation protein CcmE, whose amino-acid sequence is MNPRRKKRLGIVLAIFFGISATVGLMVYALNQNMDLFYTPTELVNGKDGKKPEVGQRLRIGGMVVVGSVSRDNESLRVSFDLKDVGPKVTILYDGILPDLFREGQGIVAQGVLKDATTIEAFEVLAKHDEEYMPSEVAEAMKKTHEPMQYSTEQKEGSAQ
- the ccmB gene encoding heme exporter protein CcmB; protein product: MISSMTMIIRRELLIAFRRQADIFNPLWFFIIVITLFPLSIGPEPNLLARIAAGIVWVAALLSALLSLERLFRDDFQDGALEQMMLMPIPLQLVVLSKVIAHWLLTGLPLILISPLLAVLLSLDFDTWLSVVLTLLVGTPALSFIGAIGVALTVGLQKGGVLLSLLILPLYIPILIFATSAIDAAALGVAYNGQLAVLGAMLMGTMTLTPFAISAALRVSVN
- a CDS encoding ParA family protein, with amino-acid sequence MIVWSVANQKGGVGKTTTTVTLAGLLALKGHRVLLVDTDPHASLTTYLGYDSDTVESSLFDLFQLREFNAQTVRPLLLQTEVEGIDIIPAHMSLATLDRVMGNRSGMGLILKRALAALKDDYDYVLIDCPPILGVMMVNALAASDRILIPVQTEFLAMKGLERMIRTLTIMQKSRKTPFKVTVVPTMYDKRTKASLQTLTQLKEDYPNQVWASAVPIDTKFRDASLKRLPASHFASGSRGVFAYKQLLIYLERLAINERE
- the cheY gene encoding chemotaxis response regulator CheY, with the protein product MKILIVDDFSTMRRIVKNLLRDLGFNNTQEADDGLTALPMLKKGEFDFVVTDWNMPGMQGIDLLKHVRADAELKHLPVLMITAEAKREQIIEAAQAGVNGYIVKPFTAATLKEKLDKIFDRL
- the ccmA gene encoding cytochrome c biogenesis heme-transporting ATPase CcmA, whose product is MLEVSNLTAIRDDRVLFESLSFQLKPGELVQVEGRNGTGKTTLLRIITGLGDRDEGTISWDGSSIESSRDIYHQNLLFLGHQTGVKRELSAYENLSFYQSIHNADTTKEELYHALTQVGLAGREDVPAGQLSAGQQRRVALARLWLSKQMLWILDEPLTAIDKQGVKVLESLFSQHADNGGIVLLTTHQDMFADSPKLRKIKLGE
- a CDS encoding DUF2802 domain-containing protein; the encoded protein is MFEALPLSPAVLIAGVGVFTLFILILLSKVKSAIQKQVDQSRLQVRNLDKELQKSSKQLLEVRSVVLGLGQKVTEQQDVIKHLNERIVELEHADTDGRLYTRATKMVQLGAGINELIEECELPKAEAELMMSLQNKLAGKEKIPSLRSNPSSFDEQPSSHDRKPPPRRR
- a CDS encoding protein-glutamate methylesterase/protein-glutamine glutaminase; amino-acid sequence: MAIKVLVVDDSSFFRRRVSEIINSEARLEVIDVAVNGKEAVEKAKKLRPDVITMDIEMPVMDGITAVREIMAASPTPILMFSSLTHDGARATLDALDAGALDFLPKKFEDIARNRDDAVALLQQRVIQIAAKRAFMRRVPVAPRATAATTTSTPSSLRQTTSAATPAAKPVVASTAKFRASGKKYQLTAIGTSTGGPVALQKILTRIPAHYPHPIVLVQHMPATFTAAFASRLNTLCKIEVREAQDGDVLKPGVAYLAPGGKQMMIDGRAGSARLRIIDGGDRMNYKPCVDVTFGSAAKIYGDKVLSMILTGMGADGREGSRMLKTAGSTIWAQDEDSCVVYGMPQAVAKAGISTEDLPLDRIAERILVEVGLA